Part of the Drosophila kikkawai strain 14028-0561.14 chromosome 3L, DkikHiC1v2, whole genome shotgun sequence genome is shown below.
CCACGATGGTGATTGGAGGTAATGGAGgtttatcttttattaaatCGTAAACCACAATCACTTATGGCTTTAAATTGTTGTTCAAAGTTCGCAGCAAGTTAACCTgacctttatatatttaaacccaATCCCCTTCATTGCAGTGCCGATGGTGGCTACATCTACATCACAATTATCTACAACATCTCCGTATCGCTGGCGCTGTACGGCCTCTATTTGTTCTATTTCGCCACTCGAGATCTGCTTACACCGTTCGAGCCCGTCCTCAAGTTCTGCACAATCAAGTCGGTGATTTTCCTGTCCTTTTGGCAAGGTGTCGGCTTGGCCATCCTGGAGAAGGCCAACGTTATCTCGCCCATCGTGAACGGTGCTGGCACTGTCACCGCCGAGGCGGGTACCGTCTCTGCCGGCTATCAGAACTTCTTCATTTGCATCGAAATGCTGTTTGCCGCCATCGCACTGCGCTATGCATTCCCCTATCAGGTAAGTTGGTGTGTGCTTGCTCCGGAATGCCGGAGTGGGCCAAGATTTGGGTGCTATTTACGATTTCTGGCTTAGATTAGATAGCAGAAATAACAGTCGTTGCTTTTTGGCTTATTTCTGGGGTTTATTAAGAGGTTTTTGTGGGGATGTAATGATGATTTGGCATAAATCTATATTATTAACCCTTCTGTTTCTTCTTTCAGGTCTACGCCCGCAGCTGCATTAGCGACGGTCACGGCAGATCGGTCACCATGCAGTCCATTTCCAGCAGTCTCAAGGTAAGCTCTTCGCTTCGATGGTTTGACTCCAATTTTCAGCTTAAACTCTTTTGCCGCAGGAAACGATGAATCCCAAGGATATTATGACAGACGCTATACACAACTTCCATCCGCAGTATCAGCAGTACACCCAGTACAGCTCAGGTAGGTCCCTCTATTCACTTTTTCGGCCTCTTTCGGCCCCAATTTCTTGCTCTCTTTTTGTGCTCGAGTCTGTCTGTCGCATGTTTCGTTCATCTTATCTTATCTCTGTGTTCTGTTGCGTTCATTTAACGATGCATTATGATGCCCGACTTCCCTTTCCCATATTTTCATTCCATTATCGTTATGTTTTTTCacacttttgtttttctttccgTTTTTTCTTATCTTTTGCAGAAGTAACCTCGGCGCAGCGTTACGAAAAGCTCTAATAATCAAACTCTAAAGCTAACGAAAAACTCTAGCGATGCTCGCTACTAAACCACTATATTGCAAATCACACACAATTCCACAAATCCAAAGGGGGACGCGATacgtaaacaaaacaaaacgaagCAAACAAGTGTACTTAGTCTACGGCCTTAGCTTAAATCCCGACCCTATCCCCTCCCTCAAGAACTCCCCGAAGATACATACTAGGCCTTAGTTACTTACGGTACTCACATTACAAGAATGCTGAAAGCTAAACAGAAATTTGCCCTAGTCCTATGTCCATTGTGTTTAGGGATCTGAGAACGCTCTTCGTTTTCTTCGCGTACGTCTGTATTTTTTACGCCTAAGTCTaagcatttttaatgaaactATTTAAATGTTAGCTCTACAAAAagaaaccaacaacaacattaatatactataatatatatataataattatatatatacaaaggtatatatgtaatataatatatatatataatatattatatatattttaaaatattatgtaCTTGTAAACAAAGATTTTATTATACTCTACGCAGTCCGGAAGTTTCCTCAAGTTATATTCCCTTCAGCATTTATTTACTCGTTTCCGTTTCGCTCAAAAAAGGTAccaaaaaaagcaaagtttaattttcttttgttttgatttctcCTTTGACCCGCTCTTTTTTGTGATAAGCTCTCGTCGTGCTTCTATTTACTTCTGTTTGTAAATGTTAAACCTTAAAccaattgtataaaatatctaaaatatctAGCAATAAATGTACGATAAGCTTGACGAACTGTTTACATTCTCGCCTCGATTTCTTCGTTGCATGTTTATTGGCCCGTTTGTAACCTATGTGGAGTACCTAAACCTAGATCAAGTTCTAGAAACCAAGATAAATATTCGAAtatcaataataattcataCTCAAGCGTTACTTGATCAAGGTATAGATGCTCCGTGGCATGGCATGTTCAAATTGGTTCCTGTACATAGCTTTAATCATAGCTCCCCTCGACACCCGGTTCACGATTAAGTCCATTCCCTCCACTAACAACCCGCACAGGTGGCAAGAACTCGCGCGGCATTCGCGTCTCCAGCTATGATCCCGACGATCCCAACTCTGGAGGAGCTACGCACGCATCGCATCAGGCACCCACCAGCGGGGGATACAACGCGGTGGCCACCGGACCGGGCTCGGGTGCCAACAGTAATAACGGTGGCAGCAATTGCATGGCCTCCAAGACGCTGGGCAACCAGAGGAAGTTCATGCCAGGGGGCCAGCGAGTGGCGACCATAAGCCAGAACTACAACGAGAAGACGATGCTGCTGAGCAGCGATGACGAGTACCAGTAGAGGAGGGAGAGGATGCCCCCATTCTTCCCACCTTATTATTGTTATACCGGTCTCTCGTTTTCGGATTCGTTTCTTATGTTGCCGATTCTTTCGCTTGTACAATAATCTTAAGTACCATTCACAATCTATTAGGCAATTAAAGACATCCTAAGTATGGGGCGAGTGTCAGGATCCGTGAATAAGGGGTCTTGAAAACTGTTTTAGGTTCCAGATTCCTCGTAAATTGTATTACCATTTTGATTAATTTGATGTCTTACCATTTCTAGACAGAATTATTGACAGATCCCCATTTAGGAACCCCTATCGCTTCGCCCCATTGGTATATcccatatatatttgtaactTTACACCGCATATGTAATTTGATTCGCTTCGATTCCATTTCTATCTTGCGtgtaaatttatcaaattaaaaactgtaaAGTGAACCAAAAACTGAAcacaaatcaaaaacaaagcaGTTAAAACCGAACTGCAAACTGCTCTTCTTGCGTCTCACGAACCGTCTACCACAGGCTGCTTCTACAATAAAAACCGCGGGAAGACACCACACAACCGGCAAGgaaagctggaaaaatatatttataagccaaggctaatttttaaagcaaatttaACACAGTACATTAGCTTAGAGCGAATTTGTTAGGCGAATGAGTGCGAATGGGAATGATTCAGAGATCCACATTCACGCCCCTTCCCGGACACGAGAAATGTATAAAAGAATTTTACCCTGTACAGAGAAGGCGCATCGCAAGTCCAGAACAGTAGTATTTTGATATCTTAGCCAGGCTTCCCGTCAAAATTGCGCGCGTGTCTGGACCAAATGGAGGAAACGAGGAGCACACAATAGGAAAAGTCAAATTATGTATAATTATTCGGGGCGAAAAAAGCGAAGGAGAACCAAAGGCAGTAACgtttttatgtacatttttccGTTAATATGAAATGAGAATAAAGTATATGTcataaattacacaaaatcCAATAATGTATAAAATGTTTCATGTGTTTCTTTGGCATCTAATTGGGTTAATATAGGTGGAGGGGTTTAATCAATTTGgcgaaaaaagaaattaagatCAACtcttcagaattgcctttatatttttatacccttgcagggtattataatttcagtcagaagtttgcaacgcagtgaaggagtcatttccgaccctataaaccatatatattcttgatcagcattaacaggcgaatctttctagacatgtccggaagaaatcgatttttttgccatttttgcgaaatttgataaattaaaatttttaattttgataaaaaattgaattttcaaaatttttaaatgaagtatgcagattcattaactgtagaaaatcttgcacagaacagttttccgatttaaaattaatgctcttttggccgagttatgataattttaaatttaaaaatgtataaaagaaaacaagaagttttttaatataaaaaatcagattttataatacaaaataatatttttctaagtcaaggaatcatttccgaccccataaaccatatatattcttgatcagcattaacaggcgattttttctagacatgtccggaagaaatcgattttttggccatttttgcgaaatttgataaggggttacatcattaaaatgagcaaaaatggccaaaaattttgatttcttaaaattttaaatttggtatgcagtttttttaaattaataaaaactaacacaaaactgctttccgaatcgaaattaatgcatttttggcttagttatgatatattttaattgttacctgcaagggtatacaaactttggctggccaaagttagttttctttcttgttaagtGGTACTTTTCccgaaaattatataattatgattaaatatttaaaatatgataaGAGGTTACATCGTAAAAATTGGTACAAATTGGCTAACGTTTTTAAtttctacaaattttaaatgcagtatgcagatttattaaccttttcaaaactaactcagaacagttttccgaattgattttaatgctattttggcttagttatatttttaaaatgtgtaTTGTCCAAAAAATCatcatacataaatattaatttaaatatttcaaatatttccgGTCTTTTTAAAGAGTTGTTTAGTCGGTGAAGGAAGGGAGTCGTTTCCGACACCATgattcatatatattcttgatcagctttCCAACAACTAAACCATGTTAGCCACAGATCTTGATTTCCAAATATCCCCACACAGTGTACAGAAGTATTTTAAGTCGCAGCTTTTAggtattaaacaaataaattaaatgcgatttttttttataattttatacatacatataataacCTTTCGAACTGCCAAAATCGAGTCCCAAGAAACGAGCACATTTTCCGTGATTCCCACTTCGAGGTATTTTGATAAGAGCACAATGACGATGACGAACAATGTAAATAGAGGCACCTAAACTAAAGAATATAAGGCAGTGTATATATAGaaggaaatatatacattGTTTCGAAAAACAAACCTGATAACGTGGCGCACATAGACACAGCTTAGTGGCAGAGATTTCCGTAGACAGTTGCCATCTGATTTTTGAGCAAAACACACGGAGGATGCTGTCGTCTCACAACTTGGCCATTATCTTGGGTACAGATTTTGTATACGCAACATagttaactatttttaaaccGCTGTTGGTTTCCATCATACAGCTTTGCTATTTGGCCACCTGCAAATCCAGTCCATGGTGGGAGCTCGGGTGACCAGCCAAGTACATCGTCGTCCCAATGCCACGCTCTTTACGCCAGCCCTCACGCACGGGGGCACGTACAATCAGTCGGCATATCGGCCGGTTGTCACCAATTTCACCCGAGCCGCCGTTGCGCCCAACTTGTTTGCCCCTGCTAAGAACTACCAACCTGCTTTCCAAGCTCCATCGCCGACTCAGAACCGGACGTTGTTGCAGCACACCCATAACCAAGGTGTTTACGGTGCCACAGGACCAGTCGGAGTGCCTGCACAAACCGGGTACGTTTCAAATGGTTGGGTAGTCAGCAACTATTCGCAGCCAGCTGGCTGGTTCCTGCCCAATACCCCGGCAGTAGTTGGGCTCGGCAGCCATGGAAATGGAACCTTCTACCCAACAAGCAACCAGACAGCCGTCAGTGGGCGTGGAAAGAGCAACAATCCGTATGCAAATCTCTCCATTTGAGCACCGATGATGCCCCCCTCCTGCCAGTTGCCAAAGATCCCATCATCCCAATGATAACACACGGCTGACTTTCATTTTTTCAAACAACAATTTATTGCGCAGTCGAGCTGCTCGCAATCGAATCATCGGTATATAGTGGGGTTGCTCTCCGGTATTCCAGAAGTGTTTAATAAATGTGTATACAAATGATGAAGTTTCCATAGATGGGCTGAGGCTGAGTCAAGGGTGCGGATATTGGGGGGCGGTGATCAGGCCGAACACGGCATCTATCAAGTATATCAGCTTAGAACAATCAGTAAATGGAGCGCCATGGGCATGAGAAGGAAGCGAAGAAGTCGACAGCCCGTCCCCAATGGCTCTGGAATGCAACCGATGATCTTTAACTGAAGAGGATCCCGCGCCGCCGTCCAAGGTTCCCACGCCGCTGTCCGCCGAAAGTCCCACGCCGCAGTCAGTTGCTCCCACGCCGCAGTCCGGGGAATCCCTCGCCGCCGTCAAGTGCTCCCTCGCCGCGGTCTCGCGTCAGCCTCTCCCTCGCCGCCTTCCACGAAGTTCGCTTCCCACGCCGCAGTCAATTCTTGCCGCTGAAGAAACTTCCCAGTCGAATTCTAGTCCTATCCCTAGCGCCCTCGCCTAATCGCCCTAATAATCCCACGTTGAAAAACTGGCTCTCCCACGCCGCAGTCTCCACAAAGGATCCATCGCTGTCGAATATGGAAAATCCCACGTCGCTTGCGGTCCGCTTCAACTCCCACGCCGCCGTCAATCGTTCAAAGGGTCTTGCTCCCACGCCGCCGTCCATTCCATTGAATCGTAAAATCCTCTAACTAATCCAAACAATATCCTCACGAAGGGTCCTCACAGAGAAATGAAATCGAAGTGATAAGCGAATCCTAGTCCAACTGCATCATCGGTGCGAAGAAGGGGTAACAGTGTCTTGAAGCCGCCGGCCAGTGCCGATAACAGCAGAAAATCAGGAAACCATCATCCCAGGGCCGGCCAGTGGTACGAGATCAAACGAGACTTTTGCGAGTCGATGGAAATGGCGAAGAAATGATACCAGTTGCTCCACTCGCAGATTATGTGGGGGGTGATCGATCCAACAGAGAAATCCTCGCCtcaaaaatgaacaaaagcgTGCGTTCCTACGTCGTCCAGGGTGTGAATTAGGTGAATTTGACC
Proteins encoded:
- the Tmep gene encoding transmembrane protein 184B isoform X1; the encoded protein is MRCMSTTAASLIEAALNASSGNATATTGTIATTTTGKPNYVVQVKDAPMNTPLDPLLHVGDGIFLQTKTAQVLAGVCVWVALFITCQQIYQHLRWYTNPQEQRWIVRILFIVPIYATYSWISLLFFNSDNVYIYFFTVRDCYEAFVIYNFLSLCYEYLGGEGNIMSEIRGKPIKTSCLYGTCCLKGKTYTIGFLRFCKQATLQFCLVKPLVAFIIIFLQAFGHYHDGDWSADGGYIYITIIYNISVSLALYGLYLFYFATRDLLTPFEPVLKFCTIKSVIFLSFWQGVGLAILEKANVISPIVNGAGTVTAEAGTVSAGYQNFFICIEMLFAAIALRYAFPYQVYARSCISDGHGRSVTMQSISSSLKETMNPKDIMTDAIHNFHPQYQQYTQYSSGGKNSRGIRVSSYDPDDPNSGGATHASHQAPTSGGYNAVATGPGSGANSNNGGSNCMASKTLGNQRKFMPGGQRVATISQNYNEKTMLLSSDDEYQ
- the Tmep gene encoding transmembrane protein 184B isoform X2, coding for MSTTAASLIEAALNASSGNATATTGTIATTTTGKPNYVVQVKDAPMNTPLDPLLHVGDGIFLQTKTAQVLAGVCVWVALFITCQQIYQHLRWYTNPQEQRWIVRILFIVPIYATYSWISLLFFNSDNVYIYFFTVRDCYEAFVIYNFLSLCYEYLGGEGNIMSEIRGKPIKTSCLYGTCCLKGKTYTIGFLRFCKQATLQFCLVKPLVAFIIIFLQAFGHYHDGDWSADGGYIYITIIYNISVSLALYGLYLFYFATRDLLTPFEPVLKFCTIKSVIFLSFWQGVGLAILEKANVISPIVNGAGTVTAEAGTVSAGYQNFFICIEMLFAAIALRYAFPYQVYARSCISDGHGRSVTMQSISSSLKETMNPKDIMTDAIHNFHPQYQQYTQYSSGGKNSRGIRVSSYDPDDPNSGGATHASHQAPTSGGYNAVATGPGSGANSNNGGSNCMASKTLGNQRKFMPGGQRVATISQNYNEKTMLLSSDDEYQ
- the LOC108079059 gene encoding uncharacterized protein, with product MLSSHNLAIILALLFGHLQIQSMVGARVTSQVHRRPNATLFTPALTHGGTYNQSAYRPVVTNFTRAAVAPNLFAPAKNYQPAFQAPSPTQNRTLLQHTHNQGVYGATGPVGVPAQTGYVSNGWVVSNYSQPAGWFLPNTPAVVGLGSHGNGTFYPTSNQTAVSGRGKSNNPYANLSI